ataatatgattgaaaaggcactagcaaagctgtacaaaagctcaactttcaatcattacATGATTGATCaggcactagcatacctgtacaaaagctcaactttcaatcattatataattgaacaagcactagcatacctgtacaaaagctcaaccatcaatcattatatgattgaaaaggcactagcaaagctgtacaaaagctcagctatcaatcataatatgatttaatagcCACAGTATGCGTTGGCAtaggtaaatcattattaaatgcaaattaaatcaattttgagtacagttttgtcacccgaatttatatttattaatgatttaaaattcaatcaaaatttctctctgtgtatggtatgcatcatcatatatctatggtatgcatcatcatcatatatctatggtatgcatcatcatcatatatctatggtatgcatcattatatgtctatggtatgcatcatcgtcatatatctatggtatgcatcatcatcatatgtctatggtatgcatcatcatcatatgtctatggtatgcatcatcatcatatatctatatatggtatgcatcatcattacatgtctatggtatgcatcatccTCATATGTCTgtggtatgcatcatcatcatatatctatggtatgcatcctcgtcatatatctatggtatgcatcatcatcatatatatatggtatacatcatcatatatctatggtatgcatcatcgtcatatatctatggtatgcatcatcacCATATGTGACAGATcgtgtcattttcaatacaaacgaggtcagatcacaaaattgttttttagccCACCGTAATAGAGAattttctcagcttttcaaaactgttttcagaATTGAAATCGAAGCAACTTAACCTGAGATACAGGCTTTTATCGAAAAAGGTGTTAGTCAATATGGTCAACACCACAAATTGAGAAATTTGTCTTTAAAGTTGATGGATTGAATATTAAACAGTATCATTAGTTGACGTTTTGCAATGTCATAGTAACCGTACGCTACAgacattatattttcatgaatgttgagatctatagGGAAGAGAACATGGTGAACAATATGAAATAGATCCCGATGATGTCACTTCAACTCGAATacataaaacagtgaggtcaagGTCACATGTTGTGTCGTTGAAAAGGAGCACATCGATGCACAGTAAAGGAGTTACTACCAAAATGTGTTGCACATTTGCACATGATTATTTTGAGCATGAAATTAATGCAAATGTATCAGTGTTAGAATAATAATCCAATGCACTCACAGAACTTTTACTGAAATGAATGCGTTAGCGTCTTTAGGGTAGGCGATCTAGGCTTCTGAGCCCGGGGAGACAATTTGAGATCAATGTTACTTGTTTAGTAGCTAAATTAGATTCAAATTAAAGCAcgttaaaattgattaaaatattatcaaaataacatgaatataatataataatataatatcaataaaaaaataatctaGTAGCACTGCTGCTACTGTCTGAATGACGTTTACGTTTCCGTATCGGGGTGATAGAGCTAGCCTTAGTAGACTTTTTAGTAGTCTTTTTTGGATTTTGCGGCGGTTGAGCTGTGATGTATTGAGTTGACGTATTGAGCTGTGATGGCTGTTGAATAGGCGCTGGGCACGCAATATCTCTTTTGCTCTCATCACATAACTATCTGATttctttgaaaatatattgctgCCTTTCAACACTCAGACAAGGAGGCGGAATGATTTCAGGCCACCCTGACCTGGCTGACTCTGCAGACATAAGCTGTATATCTTCATTCTCCACGCTATTGGCATGCTTTTTTACTTGGACTCTGCCTGCAGCAAAACAACGATTACTGCACACACTGTCTATTAGTactacacttacatgtattgtaCAACATTATTGAATTTCTCTATGTTGTACTTTCAAAGCCAAAATTCAGGATGGCAAAGAACACAAAACAAAGTAGGCCTATAGCTAATCTTTCACCGATTAGATAAACTGGTGGTAGCTCTTAATTCGGCTGATCTTTTTGCTTTTTGCATGAAAAAATCCACTTCAGTCCTTTATTGGAACAAGCACATTGCCATGATCATCCATGACAAGCTGGGTGCTGTTTAGGCGAGCCAAGCCATTTACtacctaaataaataaaactcagATTAAGTAACCAAGAACCTTTAGATAGTTTCTGTATAAATAGCGCATGCAAGATTTGAAAATTCTTACTTCACTAATTgacaaaatgagaaacataCCTCACCTATATCAGAAAGAGAGGAACTCTGTTAGTtctgtatttcctttttagcaggcCAAAGCAGTAATCGCAGCTGAACTTCGTGTGACCTGCGGCGATAAAATTCAGTTCAATCTCTTTGTACAGCCTGTTTGCAACGCGCCAAGCCATGTACTGAATTACTGCGTTGTTTTTATTCTGGCCATTAAAAAGGGTTTGATATACATAATTGTACCAATACATTTTCACTACAAACATGAAACTTCAAAACATTGGTTGTTGCTTGCATACCAACAGTTGTCAGCGTGGAACAAAGCTTTCTCTTCATCAAGGCAATAGGTTTCTAGATACTGATGAATATAAGATATGACGCTGCTGGCTCCTTTTGTCGAACAAGCAGTCTCATCAATCAGATAATTCATTTGTGCAGGGAAGGTGCCACAGACCACTCCAAATAGCGCACACATCCGAGTGGTTTTAAATTAGAGTGGCCCAGGTTGCTGTGGGTTGGCAGGGTAGTGGACCTAAGAATTAAACCAAAcgaaaatttgttgtttttctgtagacatgcaagtacattgtacatttactagtcatattttaatttttaaatgtatatttttgcttataaatttgatcgtttttataatttttaattagcatttgcaattgctaATTGCGAATTGTTAAAACTCAGCAATTTTTCAACTTAAAACACTACATTCATAACTTTATACCTTGTAATAGTCGACtaattaatgttatattttgggcTGCGTGTGCGTTATTAACGAAAACATGTAACAAGATTTGCGTTTTGCAACaagcaatgttttaaaaaatgtttttgacctACCTGCTGTGCATACTCATCGATCTTATTGTTTCGAAAAAACACTATTACATGCTTCTCTATTctgtaaatttaaataatcCACATCGACCTCCTCAAATTCTTTCTAAAAGTCACCACCAACGATATCGCAGTTTTAAAACACGATACATAGACTGAATAACCGGAAATGAATTTTCGCCATTTTTGTCGTCCTTAGCAACCACTTCAAAGTCTGCAAAACAGTCTAATAAAGCATCCTAGCAAATCATACGCCTCAGAAACTGATTCCTGACATATGATTTGCCCTAGAAAAGTCATAACCTCAAATTCCAAAAGTCTATGCCGCATGGACAAGTTTCACTTTGAGAGCCTATTGCGCGCTATATGAAATGccgcgtttgtattgaaaatgatacgcgctgtcacatatatatatggtatgcatcatcatcatatatatatatatggtatgcatcatcatcatatgtctatggtatgcatcatcatcatatatctatggtatgcatcatcatcatatatctatggtatgcatcatcatcatatattTATGGgatgcatcatcatcatatatctacggtatgcatcatcatcatatatctatggtatgcatcatcatcatatatctatggtatgcatcatcatgATATATCTATtgtatgcatcatcatcatatgtctatggtatgcatcattgTCATATATCTATGTTATGCATCATCATCGTatgtctatggtatgcatcatcatcaaatatcaatggtatgcatcatcatcatatatctAAGGGATGCATCATcgtcatatatctatggtatgcatcatcatcatatgtctatggtatGCAATGCATAATGTGTTGTGTTGATATTTTGCATGTTGCTTTGCTCAAATGCAATGGAGGATGACAGCGGGTTCAATATTGAAATGCTATCACAGTCTGACACGCttgtagctagtagtagtacaCTGAGTAGTCCAAGCACAAGTAATGTTGAAGTTATATCAACCAGAAAACGCACACCTGTGTGGGCATTGTTCTCAAAAGCCAAGGAAAATAAGAACTGCGTAATATGCCTGTTGTGTGCCGATACACAGACCAGCAAAGTTAAAACCAAGCACAGCTCAACCACAAACCTCTATTCACACTTACGTTATCATCATCCTGCTAACCATGCTGAGATTGCATCAGTGCCAGTCATTAGAATTGCCTCCAGACCCGCTACAAAGATAAAAGCCAGCCAATCCTCATTTATGAAGACAATGCAGCGAAAAATCCCTACAGCCAAAACACTGAACGAATTTTTCAACCTGTAGTTAGTTTGTTAAATCAAGTCTGTGCTAATTCAAATCAACAATACAAAGGAACAGCCAGCAGCCCTCTACCCATGACTGTGCGGGAAGTTCCAGCTGCTGCACAGTCAGCGACTGGGTGCAGGCTAATTTGTTGGCACTGTGGCAGCTGGTTGTTTCTCAAAGAAAGGATTTCATTCAATTCAAGCTGGTTGAACATGAAGTAGATTTGATCAAATATACTCACTTTCCATTCATATGCTATATTAGAGGTGCATTGACACTCTGTTAGAGAGAAAGGACAACTCCTAATTTTTTGGTGTTTGGACACGATTATCACTTttgtatttctgttttttgTGCGCAATGTCACAATACTCTATATCgagagagcataactccaaaGTTTCGATATGAATGATATAGATAGCTCACAGGGCAAACATATTGTTTTGGCATATGGTGTCATATTGCACAGCACTAGGTTCAACCATATTAGCTGCTCTCTTATTTTTCGATGAAGTTAAGTAGACTGATGAAGGGTAGTCATTCAGATTTTCCAGCTCATcagtaaaatatattcttttttGTATGTAATCTTATCACCTGGCAACAAACTAACAAACCGGCACAAGCATTCCAAGCTCGTATCTAAACGAATTAGCTCTCAACGCTCGTAAAAAGCCTCCAGCTTTTTGTAGTATATCAGTCATTCACACCCTTCAACTATTTTAAAAGATTCCGATAAATGGACTTATGAGAGAAAGGGCCTGAGGCTACAAAAATTAATGAGTTTAAAAGGGATGCAAaacgtttttcagttttacaCAATTATGTGCACAATTGCTCAAGGAGTTACCTACTCTTGCTATATATCACCATAAAAATAGCTGGATCAAAATATCTTCAGTGATGGACTTTTTATATGGTTGGTTAAGACTATGCAGATTACAATGTGCTTCTTAGTCTAGACCAGTGATTCTTAATTATTTATTGTCATGTTTCCCCATGACTATAAGTAGTACTACTTGTCTATAAGGTTGTTATAAGTACACCTCTGTATGAAACTGTATCATTATTAATCTTCATGAAAAGATAAGAATATGCACCAGGTTGCAACAAAAGTAACTTTATTAACTGCCACAGATATGATTAAACACATCATACTGCTGCTCTGTGCGCAGTGTGAGTGCTCAGTGCAGACAAAACCTTCATACTCCAGGGCAAGTGTTCCCTGCACAAAATTAGAGAGTCATTGTTCCTTACTGTTAGTAGTGAAGGTGCAATAGCACTTTATCCATGTACAAtaagaaaacaaaaatgaaaagcatgCAAAGCCTTGCTAGCTACTtatacagtaataaaatattaaaacataaataaaatatatataatataagatatagAGGAAAAGATGAGAGTGTTAATTGTTTGTATTGTGATAATGATCACCAGTAGAACTCATATCACCATGAGTCTCTAGGTATATGGTTATTGATTTAGCCTCCTCTGCTTGGCTGCCACATCTAAATGTATACATGTTAGATATGAAAAGAGAATGCTTCCCATGGGATTCGAACTCAATacttttatttcaactgcacaacaCACCATTACCCATACTAAATGATCACCCTTTCACATTTAGTAATAACCTTGCAGTTAGTTATTCCCCTTTgcaatctctcacaacacaccaGATTACCAGGGtgttagttaataatataattagtaATGATGAGCCCATATAACAGCCTTTAGTAACATTGATATGACAGTTTACTGTTCTAGTACCAACAGGTCTGAAGGTAAAAGTTGGCTAGTCAAATGAGTTGTCTTCTGCTGCAGTTTTCTAGTTTATACGCACAGATGTGCATAATGGTAGAAGTCATAATAGACAGTCAACCCTTGGGCATTTGTTAATGTAGCAATTTCGTTTTTATTGTCTTGAAAATttcaataaatgaaaaaaagtttgtatataataacaattcgAATAAACATAGTacctttttaaagttttaaatcaCTGTAatggatttatatataatatctgcgATATGTTGGCCATTTTTGTTTGGCTGAGAATTTTGCCTTCTTCATGACAAACAACCGGTAGACTTGAATTACGAAATTATGAATCATGTGGTTTGCTAAGAACGGTGGTCAGCATGGTATTTCTGCTGACGCCGGAACTACAGCGTAAATAGCCTACACGTGAAAAGATAATGATTGGACCAAGTAAACAGAGACTTTAAGTTTATTGGTCTACCATTTATGTTTAGAAGGTATAAAATAATGTGTCACCTTATTTTTACTCAGTCTTTTTCCTGCTCTTATCTGAATATATTCTAAGCCTTATTCTATATTCAAGGTATGTCTTAGTCTGAATTagtaaataaaatgaattataACCTGTGAAATTAAGCTTGTTGTTATATCTATCAATCTAGATTGTGGATAAGAGACTTTACTCGCATGCTATGCTATTTTAGGCTATAACGGCTTATCACCGAACAGCGTTGGTCTATCAATATCTGATTTTCTCAGATATTGTTTGAGTTTGTACAACTTTCCATAGTCATCATATCAATATGTCAAGTTGATTATACTATGTCAATTGATTGTCTACAATTACACTAGtactgttcatcacagtttagtgtagctgTGGGCAATATCAATAACCCGAAAGACATCCTTTCGGGGTTATGTGGCTATGCTAAcactgttcatcacagtttagtgtagctaTCGTGGCTTATTTAAATATTAGGGTTAATATTAATCTGACAGCATTTAAACTATAGCCCGTGAGTTCTTGAAGGTGTAGTAATACATAGGTATTAGCGAAAATCCTTCACACTGGTGGCTGCAGTGGGATTCTATATAGTTTATAATGCCCCCGCGTCGGCGTCGTAAAGCGTCACCTGAACCAATGGCAGCAGGAGGCGTAAGTATGGACCAATTAGCTCAGGTTTTAGCTAACGTAAATTTAAATAGGCAAACAACGTTCAAGCTGCCCAGGTACGATGGTAGTGGAGATGTTGAATTATACTTGCAGCAGTTTGTCGACATCAGTGCTACTAATCAATGGGAGGAGGGAGCCTCCTTGTTACATCTAAAGTGCGCATTGGAAGGGGCGGCAGCGGCACGCAGCCGTGGAGAGACGCTTGAAATCATCTTTCAAGGTCTGCGGTCTCGCTTTGGAATTAGTCCAAGATAAGCTAGAGACAAATTGGGACAGCTAAGGTACGAGAGTAACTCATCTTTACATGTGCTGGGAGCTGAAGTAGAGCGGTTGGTAGATATTGCTTACCCAGCTGCTGGCCAATAAATTCGGGACAAATTGGCTATCGACTCTTTCACCCGAGCACTAAATCATAATGCGCTTCAGCGTCATCTGTTAGTGCTCCAAATAGACTCAGTAGCTGATGTTGTGACAGCTGCCCAGGAGTATTTCCAAGTGGGAAACAACTCTGGAAAATCTAAACACCAAGTTGCTTCTGTAGAAGTTGACCAGGTGTCAGTCAAAAATAAGTCACCAATGGAGCTGGTGATGGAGAAAATGTTGCAGCAAATAGAAACTAACACAAAGGTTGTACAGCAACTTCAACAGCAGAAACCCATCAATACGAGTAGATCTTCCGGGCAAGCCTCAAATAACGGACCAAGGATCCCTCTCCAATGTTATGGATGCGGGGGTCCCCAtctaaaaagaaactgtttcgCCTTAAAAACACCAATGCCAAAGGCGGGAAACGGAGAGAGTCCAAAGCAGTAAGACCTGCTGACTGTGGCAATACTGATAGGTCAAAATGTCAGGAATATAGCAACGCTTCTAAATCGACATTACCCTAAAATGGCAATGATAGTCTCTTGTCTTTGGTGGTAGATGGACCCAATAGGGAGTTACCTCGTTCATCACATGTAACTGAACCTACACATATCAACCCCAGTTACTTCCTCCCAGGGAAGGTGACAGGCAGACCTGTTAATTTTCTGATAGACTCTGGTTGTACGTCTATAACATATCACAGCATGTGTTTGAAAGGATATCTAAAGGAGTTAGAGATCAGCTGATGCCAAATAAGTCTCAAGGAAGACTCACATATGGTAGTCAGATGGAGATCTCAGAGACAATCGAGTTGGCAGGAAGACTCAGAGATATTGCTTTTGTGTCTGAATTCTTAGTATGCCCCGTCACTGAGGATGCGATACTAGGAATGCCATTATTAGAAAACAATGCTTGTGTCATGGATTTTAGACTTCatagtttaaaaatgaaaggCAGAGAGCTGAAGTGTGCTAATCGGTTCGGTGATCGACTGGAGAGCAAAGTTCAAGTGGTTCACAAAGTTACCATTCCATCCCATTCTGAAATGATAATGAAAGGTAGACTATGTGGGAAAACGACAAACAGAGTTGGGGTAGTTGACAGATGGGAGAAGAATCCCAAGGCTGCTCCTGGGTTGTTGCTGGGAAAATGCTTGGCAAAAGTAGGTGAGAAGTTGCAAGTCTCAATACGCTGAATTAATATAACACGAGCACCGATTGTGATAAATGCAGGTAGTTGCGTGGGGATGTTCCATGCGGTAGAGATTCCAAGCAATGGAGAGGTAGAAGTACGTCAAATAACAAATGTGGTAAATGAAAGTAACAGTCAAACTGAATATCATCTCTCAGTAGGCTCTATGCCTGAACATGTGGGCTCTGTATATCAGGAAGCAATAAAACTTTGCACTACTGACAGAGAAAGATGTCGTATTGGGAAGCTGCTGATGGAGTTTCAGGACGTTTTCAGCAGATCTGATGCTGATGTTGGTCGGACACATTTAATCAAGCACTTGATACCGGTTAAGCCAAGAACTCGGCCAATTAAGCAACCACCCCGACGCCTCAGACCTGAAAAGGAAGCGGAAGTTGAGCGGCAGGTAAAGAACTATCGGAGCAGGGGCTCATCACCCCGTCCAATAGTGCTTGGAGTTCGCCAGTCATCCTGGTGAAACGTAAAGATGGAAACTGGCGGTTTTGTATTGACTACCGCCAATTGAATTTCGTCACAGAACAAGACTGTCATCCGTTGCAGCGAATAGATGAAAGTATTGGCGCATTGGCCAGGAGTAAGATATTCAGCACCCTTGATTTGATATCCAGGTACTGGGAGCTTCCTTTAGATGAGGATGCACAGGACAAATCCTCGTTTGTAACTCGAGATGGGCTGTGGAAGTGGACGGTGCTTCCCTTTGGGCTCACCTCTGCTCCTGCTTGTTTTAGTCGCTTGATGGAGCGGGTGATGAGGGGTCTTCACTGGAAAACCTTGCTTTTGTATCTCGATGATATTATTGTGTTCAGTGAGGATATTGATTCGCATATATAGCTGTTATCAGCTGTATTCGAGTGCCTACGGGCAGCGGGTCTGAAATTGAAGCCTCGTAAATGTGATCTTTTTAAAGCCGAAGTGAAATACCTTGGTCATGTGATGAGTGCAGATGGTGTAGCTACCCACTCCAAAAAGATAGTGGATGTGAAAGAGTGGCTTGTTCCAAAATGTGTGCGTGAGCTGAAGGCTTTCCTTGGAACAGCTGGCTATTACCGCCAGTATGTTCCAAATTTCTCAGTTATTGCTAGTCCTTTGAATCGGATAACATCTTTGTCTGCTTCTTTTTGTTGGTTGCCTGAGGGTCAGAAATTGTTTGAGACCTTGAAAGAATGTTTGGTGACTTCAGAAGTTCTTGGGTATCCAGACCCAAGCCTTTCGTTTATTTTGGACACAGATGCTAGTGCCGAAGGTATGGGGGGAGTTTTGTCCCAAGTTCAAAATGGTGAAAAAAAAGTAATTTCTTATTATAGCAAGTCGTTCAGTCCTCCTGAACGAAACTATTGCGTAACTAGAAAGGAACTTCTTGCTGTTATTAAGTATGTTAAACACTTTCGACCCTATCTGTATGGTCGTCAGTTCCTCGTCCGAACGAACCATGCATCATTGATATGGTTGGCTAGAGGGAAAGAGCCTTTGTGTCAGGTGGCTCGGTGGTTAGAAATCCTAAGATACTTTCAATACAATATTCAGCACCGGAAAGGCGTCCGTCATGGGAATGCGGATGGGTTGAGTCGGATGACTTTCTCGGATTGCAAACAATGCAAAAGAATAGAAACACAAGATGGAGGTCCAACCAGAGCTGAGATAGTGACAGAACTTCTGGTGGATCAGAATATATCTTCTCTATTTCCACCATATAACGTTGATCGGAGTACTGGATCATCTCCGGTACTATCTCCTAGTTCTTTGAAAATTGAATGTGAGAATACTGTTCTTAGAAATAGCAAACCAGGGGACAAAACAACTGAGGGCTCATCTCCCTCACACTAAATAAAAACTGAGGAATCATCTCCTGCTGTTTTTACTATGACCTTTCCGTCTGTAGATGGTAAAGTTGTGAGGTTAGAAAAGCAGCAACCCAATGATGTTGCCGACATCTACGAAGCAGTGGAAAGCAGGCGAGATATTCTCCGAGAAAAACTGATATGAAAAATGATAGCAGGGAACTGCAAAAATTACATAGTTTATTACCTGATTTGAAAATCCTTAAAGGAAAGCTGGTATTGCAGATGAAGACAAACGGGCGAATGCGTAACTGTATTGTTTGCCCGACAACTGACCGGAAAGCAGTTATATGGGAGACTCATCGTCTTACCCATAGTGGTATAATGCGGACTGATCATCGCATTCGCATGCAGTGGTTTTGGCCAGGCATGATGTCGGAAATTTGCAAGCTTGTTCGTACTTGCGAAACTTGTCAGCTAACACAACACAGCACAGTTCGACAGTCCGAAAACCGCCAACAGCTATACAGCGGCCGACCTTGGCAAAAAGTGGCTGTAGATTTAGTAGGGCCATTTTCCCAAACTGAACGAGGGAACCAATAGATTCTGGTTTTGACCGACCATTTTACAAAATGGCAATATGCTCTACCTCTGCCTGACGCCACTGCTCCGGTTGTAGCAGAAGCACTTGATAGCCGTATCTTCTGTTACCTGGGATTGCCAGAACAAATACACTCCGACCAAGGCGCGCAATTTCAATCCGCCCTAATGGTAAAGCTTTGTCGGCTCTGGAAGATAGCCAAAAGTAAAACCACTCCCTACCACCCTCAAGGGAATAGTATGGTAGAGAGAATGAATCGGACGCTCGGGGACTCATTGCACAGTCTCCTGTTGGGAAGAGAACAAGAGGACTGGGATTTTCTGTTGCCTCAAATTATGAGAGGATTCCGTGCCTCACCCTATTCTGCAACTGGCGAGACAGCAAACTATATTATGTTTGGAAGAAAAACGCGACTTCCGGATCAAATCGTTTATGGTGTAACAGATAATGAAAATGTTACCACCCGACAATATGCCCTAGAGTTGCTGGAGCAACTTCAAGAGGCCCGTGACAAGCTGCGGCAGCAACAGCTCAAAATTCGAACAGATGATTCTGACTGACCTCCACTATACGAAGTCGGTGACTTGGTTAGCATGACACgaaaaagagagaagagagGGCAGAGCGAGAAACTTTGTCCTAAATTTGTTTGTCCTTTCTGAATCACTGAGGTGAGGCCTAACCACACTTACAAACTGAAGCGGAATGGTCAGGAATCCATTCAGAATGAAGGTCGACTAAAACCGTTTGTGGAGTGTGTGGAAGAAGCGGGTCAGGCTCCGTTTATCCCGGAGCCTGTGCGCCATCCTCACATAAAAGGAGCTAGAAAACTCAAAAAGGCACCTGATATTTTGCTTAGTTTAGAAGATTTTCCTCTGCTAATACCCAACTCAAAAGAGCCACAGTACACTGAGCAAGAGCTTCCGCGGAAGATGTAGTATAAGCGATCGCCCAGCCTGAGGTGTTAGAAGAAAGACTGAGACGTTCACTGAAACATTATCTTGTAGATCATGCAAATAAGTGATGGATCGTCTCCATTGCCACGGCTGTGATTGTCTCACAGGCCCATCTTGTGTTGGGAAGTAGTTAgttacacacatatatatatatatatatatatatataaataaatatatatatatatatatatagatatatatatatatatatatatatatatatatagtaggctcagtgagagatctaaccacagtttggagcgtccaaaaagggaagccacaatagaagctctagaatctgccaaacagcggctagtagcactctcggcacgactgaagcggtacaccaaagagcgagataacaagagaatgaacaaactgttcatcaataatccatctagagtgtattcccagttcaaaggtgaactgcagaggccaatgtctgagcctccccgatctagcacttcaaagttctggaaggacatctgggagaaagagaccactcataaca
This window of the Watersipora subatra unplaced genomic scaffold, tzWatSuba1.1 SCAFFOLD_210, whole genome shotgun sequence genome carries:
- the LOC137410380 gene encoding uncharacterized protein → MPPRRRRKASPEPMAAGGVSMDQLAQVLANVNLNRQTTFKLPRYDGSGDVELYLQQFVDISATNQWEEGASLLHLKCALEGAAAARSRGETLEIIFQVLQIDSVADVVTAAQEYFQVGNNSGKSKHQVASVEVDQVSVKNKSPMELVMEKMLQQIETNTKVVQQLQQQKPINTSRSSGQASNNGPRIPLQCYGCGGPHLKRNCFALKTPMPKAGNGESPKQISKGVRDQLMPNKSQGRLTYGSQMEISETIELAGRLRDIAFVSEFLVCPVTEDAILGMPLLENNACVMDFRLHSLKMKGRELKCANRFGDRLESKVQVVHKVTIPSHSEMIMKGRLCGKTTNRVGVVDRWEKNPKAAPGLLLGKCLAKEAIKLCTTDRERCRIGKLLMEFQDVFSRSDADVGRTHLIKHLIPVKPRTRPIKQPPRRLRPEKEAEVERQRIDESIGALARSKIFSTLDLISRYWELPLDEDAQDKSSFVTRDGLWKWTLLSAVFECLRAAGLKLKPRKCDLFKAEVKYLGHVMSADGVATHSKKIVDVKEWLVPKCVRELKAFLGTAGYYRQYVPNFSVIASPLNRITSLSASFCWLPEGQKLFETLKECLVTSEVLGYPDPSLSFILDTDASAEDGKVVRLEKQQPNDVADIYEAVESRRDILREKLI
- the LOC137410381 gene encoding uncharacterized protein; amino-acid sequence: MVKLCRLWKIAKSKTTPYHPQGNSMVERMNRTLGDSLHSLLLGREQEDWDFLLPQIMRGFRASPYSATGETANYIMFGRKTRLPDQIVYGVTDNENVTTRQYALELLEQLQEARDKLRQQQLKIRTDDSD